The DNA segment AAAATTCGGATAAAATGCTTTACCAAACGAAAAAAGCAGATATGATAGTGGCTCCAAATTCAAATTTTAATTTTGGTATTGATTGGAAAAACAAACCACTAAAAGAAGGAAAATATCGTTTAAAAATGACTGCGACGAATGGCGTCGAGACATGGGAATGGGATGAAGCATTCACGATAGGTAAAGAAGGTCAAGATTTAAATAAAGACGCAGTAAATTTAAAACAAAATAACGGTTGGTTGTATGTGGCGATTGCTGCAGGAGCTTTCCTTATAGTATTAATTATTATTTTAGTCATTAGAAAACGAAGAAAAAACAAAGAAAAATAAAGAAAGGAGCTAGCACATTGGCCTTTAAAAAAATAATACTTATATTGACCATGGTAGCTCTTTTTCTAAGTGTTAAAATAGTTGCCCAAGCAGAAACTGGAAATGTTAATTTAGAATCAAATGAAGCAGTAGTAACCAACTTTGCAGAATTAAAACAAGCAATTTCCGAAAATAATGGAATTGATACAGTTTATTTAGGCGCGGATGTTGAGTTGTCAGGAGGAATAATAATACCAGATTCCAAGAAAACTTTTACCTTATCTGGGAAGGATCCTGCAACAGGTGTCATTCACACATTAACAGAAACAATGGCCTCATCTGGTGCGCAAAGTAGTGTTATCACTGTAAATACAAATACTGGCGCAAAAGAAACAACACTCAAAGATTTAAATATTATCGGAAAAAATTATTATGGTACGATTTCCGTTTATGGCGCTGCAAAAAATGTGGTACAAAACTATGAAAATATCCGTTATCAAGGTCCGCAAATGATTTATAATTTGAATGGAACAGCCAATTTTAAAGGGACAAATGATGTAAGGATTGCATCTGTAGTGACTGGTTCTGCAACACCAAATGAAGTAGCCGAAATCAAAGGTGTGAATGTGTCTGGAAAGCTGAATATCGACCATGCAAGTCCTAATGCAAATAGTACTTTTTGGTTTGGTAGCGGGACTTCTGAAGTGAACACTTTTACAGTAGAAGAAGGGGCAGATGTTAGTGTCAATTCTAATGGGACAGGGATGTTTTATCGTTCAGGCGTAAAACCAATAGATATTGATGTAAAAAAGAATGCAAAACTAACTATTACATCTAACAATAATATTTTTCGAGATAACCCAGGTGGTGCAGTTAAAATTGCTGAAGGTGCAGATGTGACAATGACAAAAACAGCCGGTGGAAATCCGCTTCTTTGGTCCGCAGATGATATTACCGTCAGTCCCAATGCTCGTTTAATTTTGAATAAAACAGGTGGAACTGGCTATGTTATTCAATTTTATAATGGAACTGCGAAGTTAGAGGTTCAAGATCCGCTAAGTTTTTTAGTTGCAACGAATACGAATACACCAATGTTTTATTGGCCTTATGCGAATACATTTAATTTAGAGGCGCAATTGGTGAATTACTGGGATACAACTGGAGCATTTGATCGGACAGATGCACCGGCACAAATTTTTAGTTTGCCAACTGGAGAAAATGTTACTGGGAGTTTAACGTATACTGGAACAACGACAAAGATTCTGGCTACTAATGCAGGAATGACTCCAACTAATTTTAATCAAAATACAGCGCGTATGATTGCGATGGGGCGTCTTGAGGGAACGATTAATCCGGTGACAGATGCAGATAGTGAAATTACAGGGACAGCGACTCCAAATGCTTTTATTACGATTACGTATACAGAAAATGGTGAAAACAAGCTCTTAAATGGGCAAGCAGATGGTACTGGTGTTTATCGAATTGCTATCCCAGACGGTTTTATTAAACCCTATACTGATCTAGCCACAACGATTACACAAGATCAAAAACGGATTATATTAGATTCTGTAAATGTAAAAGACGTGACTCCTCCACGGGGAGATGCTATCCCGCAAGTATTAAATATAGGGGATTCAATCCCAGATGCATATAAATTAGTTACAAACATTACTGATCACTCAGATGGAACGGCGGGTGAAGGAGTCACTATAACTATTCTGAATGAACCAGATACAAATGTTTTTGGTCCAGCAGAAGCAATTGTTCGTTTAGAAGACAAAGCACATAACTACGCTGACATCCGCGTACCGGTTTTTATCAAAGATGATATGACTGAAATACAAAATGATATAGCGCTACGAGCAGAAGATTTTGCTGTAAATGTAAAAGACATCATAGATCTTAATGATACAGATTTACAACAATTAATTTTAAATAAATCAGGTGCAAAAGCTTATAATACCGAAACTGGTGAAAACTTAACAACTCAAATTAAAGTAACTAGCACAACGCTCAAAAAAGAAACAGGAACTTATACAGCTACTATCCAAATTGGAACTGTAACAAAAGAAATTACCATTCAAGTAACAGGAGAACTAAAATTCAATCATGTGCCAGAAACGATTTCTTTTGAAACAATAGAACTAAATAAACAAAAAAATATCGCTAAACGAAAGGAAGACTTTGATTTATCCATTCTTGATTCAAGAGGGGCAGATAATGGCTTCAGTGTAACAGTAACTGTTAAATCACCACTAACTTCAACGACAAATCCTTCTCATATTTTGTCAGATGGACTTATCTTTATTGATAGTAATGGCGAGAAAAGAGTGCTTTCATCAGAACCAACAACCGTTTTTCAATCGCAAGTTACTCAAGATATGATTGTTCCGGTAGAATGGGACACAAACCAAGGTATACTTATCGAAGCGGATGCAGCTGAAGCTTATAGCGATGAAAATTATGAAACAACAATTGAGTGGACTTTAACCGACGCTCCATAAAAAATCTGTTAGCGAAAAGTTAACAGATTTTTTTGTGTTATAAGCCCTTTGCTTTTATAAATTGCTAAGCGTTTCGTATAATAAGCATAAGTAATTCGCGAAAGGTGGGAAAGAATGACTTCAGTAATGTGGTTTCGCAGAGATCTTCGAATAAACGATAATAAAGCCCTCTATCATGCTAGTAAAGAGAATGATTTAATTTTGTTGTTTCAAGTTAACCCAGAACAATTTATTTCAGGAAGTCCTAGTCATCAAGCATTTTTTTCGAGCGTGGCTAATTTTAAAAAAGAAATAGATAAAAATGCTCATTTACAAATTATGTTTGGCGAACCAATTGAACTTTTGAAACGACTGAAAGATGCGATTCCAGCATGGGATAAAGTGTTTTTCAATCAAGATGAAACAGGATACGGAGCAAAAAGAGATAAAGCAGCACGCGCATTTTTTGAATATAACAATATTACTGTTCATGCTTATCATGATGCCTATCTTCATTCAGCCGAAGAAGTAAAAAAAACATCCACAGAATACTATAAAATTTTCACTCCTTATTATAAAAAATGGCGTGAGGAAATAAAAGAAACGCCATTTAAGTCTGTTTTAACGCCAGAAAATATTATAAAAAAAGAGTTATTTCCTCATGACGAAGAACAGTTTGAAAAATTAATTCAAGATTTACCTGAACTAGATTTGAAAGTGTTAGGAGAAGAGGCAGCAAATACTCGGTTAAAAAATTTTATAAAGAGAGATTTAGCAGAATATGCCAAAGCGAGAGATATCCCAGACTCGGATCAAACTAGTCATTTATCACGTTATTTACGCACGGGTGAAATTTCGATTAGAACCGTTTGGCAAGCATTGCAACAAACAAAACCCACAGAAGGCCGAGCAATATTTGAAAAAGAGTTATGTTGGCGCGACTTTTATAACATGATTTATGTTTCTTTCCCAAATCAAAAAAACGAACCAATTCAAGAAAATTATCGTTTTATTGAGTGGGAAAATAATCGCGAGTTTTTCAAACAATGGCAAGAAGGTAAAACGGGTTATCCTCTCGTAGATGCGGCTATGCGTCAGTTGAAAGAAACGGGCTGGATGCATAACAGGCTAAGAATGATTACGGCTTCCTTTTTGACTAAAGATTTACTGATTGATTGGCGTTATGGCGAGAAATATTTCCAACAAATGTTGATTGATTATGATCCAGCAAGTAATATCAGTGGTTGGCAATGGGCTGCATCAACCGGAACAGACGCAGTACCTTATTTTAGAATTTTTAACCCAACGACACAATCAGAAAAGTTTGATCCTTCTGGGAAATTTATTCGTAAATATGTGGAAGAACTATCGAATTTGCCTGATAAATTTATCCATCAACCTGAAAAAATGTCTGAAAGCCAGCAAAAAGAGCATAATTTAATTTTAGGAGACGATTATCCTTTGCCAATTGTTGACCATAAAGAGCGCCGAAAATTAGCAATTTCGCGTTATGAGTTTAGCAAAGAGCAGTTCAGGGGAAATATATAAATAATTGAGTCAATCATTTACTTAGTTAGATGGTTGATTTTTTGTGGAAGAGTTTATAAGAGTGAGTTTGAGCAACCTTCTAGGAGTAATAACTTGGGTATGTTAAAATTCACTTATCAAGTGATAAGGGGGATTCACAATGACACAATTTTTAAAGCTATTTTTAACGAGTGCGCTAGTATTCTTGGTTTTTGACCTTTTTTGGTTACTCGTAGCTTCTAAGAAAATGTATCAACAATTTATTGGGGAGTTAATGGGAGATGTTCGAATTGCTCCAGCAGTAATTTTCTATCTAATTTACGTCGTGGGAGTTACTTTTTTTGTCTTACTTCCTGGGACAGAGAAAGGTAGCTTAGGTTATGTGATTTTAGCTGGCGCATTATTTGGATTAGTTTGCTATGCTACGTATGATTTAACCAATTTAGCGACATTAAAAGATTGGCCAATTACGATGACAGTAATTGATTTGATTTGGGGAACAGCAGTAACAACTGTAACTTCTGTCATTGTTTACTTTATTAATCTTCATTTCTTCTCGGGGGCAGGTTCATAATGATGGAGTCCGAGAGCAGACGTCTTTTACAAAGTATGCTAAACGGAGCGGCAGAAGTTATTAGTAAAAAAGACGAGCTTAATAGAATAAATGTTTTTCCAGTAGCAGATGGCGATACTGGTAGTAATCTGGCTTCTTTAATGCAAGCGATTATTGATAATGTTGCGCCAAAGGAATACTCCACAAAAGAATTACTAGAGGAAGTTGCAAATGCTGCACTTATTGGAGCACGAGGCAATTCTGGGATGATTTTTGCCCAATACTTAACTGCGGTTGCAGAAAGTTATCATCATTTGGAATCAACTTTTGAAGGATTAGTTCAAGCATTTCAAAAAGCGGTCCATAAAGCATATGACGCCTTACTAGATCCGAAAGAAGGTACCAT comes from the Listeria welshimeri serovar 6b str. SLCC5334 genome and includes:
- a CDS encoding cryptochrome/photolyase family protein codes for the protein MTSVMWFRRDLRINDNKALYHASKENDLILLFQVNPEQFISGSPSHQAFFSSVANFKKEIDKNAHLQIMFGEPIELLKRLKDAIPAWDKVFFNQDETGYGAKRDKAARAFFEYNNITVHAYHDAYLHSAEEVKKTSTEYYKIFTPYYKKWREEIKETPFKSVLTPENIIKKELFPHDEEQFEKLIQDLPELDLKVLGEEAANTRLKNFIKRDLAEYAKARDIPDSDQTSHLSRYLRTGEISIRTVWQALQQTKPTEGRAIFEKELCWRDFYNMIYVSFPNQKNEPIQENYRFIEWENNREFFKQWQEGKTGYPLVDAAMRQLKETGWMHNRLRMITASFLTKDLLIDWRYGEKYFQQMLIDYDPASNISGWQWAASTGTDAVPYFRIFNPTTQSEKFDPSGKFIRKYVEELSNLPDKFIHQPEKMSESQQKEHNLILGDDYPLPIVDHKERRKLAISRYEFSKEQFRGNI
- a CDS encoding DUF2177 family protein produces the protein MTQFLKLFLTSALVFLVFDLFWLLVASKKMYQQFIGELMGDVRIAPAVIFYLIYVVGVTFFVLLPGTEKGSLGYVILAGALFGLVCYATYDLTNLATLKDWPITMTVIDLIWGTAVTTVTSVIVYFINLHFFSGAGS